A single window of Eucalyptus grandis isolate ANBG69807.140 chromosome 1, ASM1654582v1, whole genome shotgun sequence DNA harbors:
- the LOC104455342 gene encoding LOW QUALITY PROTEIN: MDIS1-interacting receptor like kinase 2 (The sequence of the model RefSeq protein was modified relative to this genomic sequence to represent the inferred CDS: inserted 3 bases in 2 codons; deleted 2 bases in 2 codons; substituted 2 bases at 2 genomic stop codons) — MEKKRSKSFKEYAVRWRNLAAQITPEPTDKELMKLFMKTLPSQFCNRMTELTATHPLSLFLFLCLLFLLPFQPSASPFKEAQALVKWKNSLSPPPSPPSLSSWSLADITXICHWTGVACSNGGSVTEISLSGSSLSGTLDALDFASFPNLTCFNVSHNNLKGLILSSIGNLSKLSFLDLGSNLFEGGIPPEIGQLQEVQYLSLFNNSLNRTIPYQISNLGKVRHLDLQSNHXKSPDWSKFSVMPSVTHLSLSENNLDSKFPGFVANCKTLTYLRLSSNNLTGEIPEAVYANLVNLEYLHLTENSLQGQIANLSKLSKLKEIHIGLLSRLQTVEMHENSFEGAIPSSVGQLRELQKLDLHQNRLNSSIPSELGLCSNLTFLALAENSISGELPFSLSNLVRLSEFGASSNRLSGELLPYFFTNWTELISLQLQYNSLSGQIPPENKSLTKLNYLYLFCNSLSGPIPTGIGSLENLLELDLSKNNLSGQIPSTLWNLHNLQILQLYSNNLTGTILPEVGNLTSVTTLDLHTNQLYGEVPETISRLANLVWISLFGNNFSGSISRDFGKYSPSLGYVFFSNNNFTRELPPELCSGLALHELMVNGNKFTGSLPDCLRDCSGLTRVGLGHNQFTANITSAFGVYPNLTTINLSNNRFIGSLSAQWGECTNLMDLQIDDNKISGHIPPELGKLSRLSVLTLCNNDLTGRIPDEMGNPGELFKLNLSNNHLAGYIPISLGKLSKLQFLDLLDNALGGSIPDELANLKNLLSLNLSNNNLSGNISSKLGKLSTLQILLDLSHNSLKKSIPSNLDKLTKLENLNLSHNDLSGTIPAALTRLSTLNSYDFSNNKLTGVVPIGGIFQHAPGSAFIGNPGLCRNATGLSPCGTSSKSTTIEKKVLVGVSVGVCCLLLLGILIAVILLLQRQKKYRDEEEETKRLKKHEKYEQIIWEKLGKFTFRDVAKATNDFSEEYCIGKGGFGNVYKAVLANGQTVAVKKLNAVESGNIPVVNHXSFENKIHMLTKVQHRNVIKLHGFCSMRGCIYLVYEFVERGNLTKVLYGGIGATELDWGTRVNIVQGVAHAIAYLHHDCSPPIVHXDITLNNILLKPDFEPRLSNLGTARLLNSDSSNWTAVAGSYGYMAPELATTMRLTAKCNVYSFRVVTLEIMMGRHPGDLLSSLSMMRTSTLSENPNLLLKDMLDPRLPPPTKQLAKKVVFIIMAALACTRTSPNSRPIMRFVTRELSTHAQAYLSEPFKSITISKAIESAEEKF, encoded by the exons ACAGAATTAACTGCAACccaccctctctccctcttcctcttcctctgtcTTCTCTTCTTGCTACCATTTCAGCCCTCGGCGTCACCATTCAAAGAGGCACAAGCTCTTGTCAAATGGAAgaactctctctcccctcctccttctccaccTTCTCTGAGTTCATGGTCGCTCGCCGACATTAC CATCTGTCACTGGACTGGCGTTGCCTGCAGCAATGGCGGTTCAGTCACAGAGATCAGCCTCTCAGGCTCAAGCCTCAGCGGCACACTCGATGCACTTGACTTCGCTTCATTCCCGAACCTGACCTGCTTTAACGTGAGCCATAACAATCTTAAGGGCCTGATACTGTCCTCGATCGGCAATCTCTCCAAGCTCAGCTTCCTGGACCTGGGGAGCAATCTCTTTGAAGGTGGCATACCACCCGAGATAGGTCAATTGCAAGAGGTTCAGTACTTGAGCCTCTTTAACAACAGTCTCAACCGTACGATTCCCTACCAGATCAGCAATCTCGGGAAGGTGCGGCACTTGGATCTTCAATCAAACCACTAGAAATCTCCTGACTGGTCGAAATTCTCGGTCATGCCATCCGTGACTCACCTGAGCCTCTCTGAAAATAACCTCGACAGTAAATTTCCGGGCTTCGTGGCCAATTGCAAGACCCTGACATACCTCCGGTTGTCATCAAACAATTTGACAGGCGAAATTCCAGAGGCTGTGTATGCCAACCTGGTGAACCTCGAATACCTCCACCTCACTGAGAATTCGCTTCAGGGTCAGATTGCAAACTTATCGAAACTTTCCAAGCTGAAGGAGATCCACATAGGATTGCTGTCTCGGCTTCAGACTGTAGAAATGCACGAAAATTCCTTCGAAGGGGCAATTCCTAGCTCCGTCGGTCAATTGAGGGAGCTTCAAAAGCTTGATTTGCACCAAAACCGCTTGAACTCTTCGATCCCTTCTGAGCTCGGTCTTTGTTCTAACCTCACCTTCTTAGCCCTTGCCGAGAATTCGATCTCTGGGGAGCTGCCTTTCTCTCTGTCCAATCTGGTCAGATTGTCAGAATTTGGAGCTTCGTCTAATCGCCTGTCAGGTGAGTTATTGCCTTACTTCTTCACAAATTGGACGGAACTCATTTCTTTGCAGCTCCAGTACAATTCTCTCTCCGGGCAAATTCCACCAGAAAACAAAAGCCTGACCAAGCTCAATTACCTCTATTTGTTCTGCAATTCACTCTCTGGCCCAATCCCTACCGGGATCGGGAGCTTGGAGAATTTGCTTGAGTTAGACCTCTCAAAGAACAATCTCTCCGGCCAAATCCCATCGACATTGTGGAACCTCCACAACCTGCAGATCCTCCAGCTTTACTCCAACAATCTCACTGGGACTATTCTTCCGGAGGTCGGGAATCTCACATCAGTGACCACTCTCGACCTCCACACGAACCAGCTTTACGGAGAGGTCCCTGAGACCATCTCTCGCCTTGCTAACTTAGTGTGGATCTCTTTGTTCGGGAATAATTTCTCAGGAAGCATATCACGTGATTTTGGCAAGTACAGCCCTTCTCTGggctatgtt tttttttcgaacaACAACTTCACCAGAGAACTGCCTCCCGAGTTATGCAGTGGCCTTGCTCTTCATGAACTAATGGTCAATGGGAACAAGTTCACAGGGTCGCTGCCTGACTGCTTGAGGGACTGTTCGGGGCTAACAAGAGTCGGTCTGGGGCACAATCAGTTCACTGCAAATATCACAAGTGCATTCGGAGTTTATCCCAATCTGACCACTATAAACCTCAGCAACAACCGATTTATTGGAAGTCTCTCGGCACAATGGGGAGAGTGTACGAATCTCATGGACTTGCAGATAGATGACAACAAAATCTCAGGCCATATCCCTCCGGAGCTCGGAAAATTGTCTCGGTTGAGCGTCCTGACTTTGTGCAACAATGATTTGACCGGAAGAATTCCCGACGAGATGGGTAACCCAGGGGAGTTGTTCAAGctgaacttgagcaacaaccaTTTGGCGGGATACATTCCCATCTCACTAGGAAAATTATCGAAGCTCCAATTTCTTGATTTGTTGGACAATGCATTGGGTGGTAGCATACCGGATGAGTTAGCGAATTTAAAGAATCTATTGAGcttgaacttgagcaacaacaatTTGTCAGGTAACATATCATCCAAACTCGGGAAGTTGTCCACACTACAGATTCTCCTAGACCTCAGCCACAATtccctaaaaaaatcaattccttCCAATTTAGATAAGcttactaaattggaaaatctcaATCTTTCGCATAATGATTTGTCAGGTACGATCCCTGCTGCTCTCACACGCTTGAGTA CGTTGAACTCGTATG ACTTCTCGAACAACAAATTGACCGGTGTGGTTCCTATTGGTGGGATCTTCCAACATGCTCCGGGAAGTGCTTTTATTGGAAATCCAGGCTTATGTAGAAACGCGACCGGATTATCTCCGTGTGGGACGAGCAGTAAATCAACC ACCatagaaaaaaaagttttggttGGTGTGAGTGTTGGCGTTTGCTGCTTACTACTTCTGGGGATCCTAATTGCTGTGATTCTGCTACTTCAGCGGCAAAAAAAGTATCgtgatgaagaggaagagaCCAAGCGCCTTAAAAAGCATGAGAAATATGAGCAGATCATATGGGAAAAGTTAGGGAAGTTCACATTCAGGGACGTCGCCAAGGCCACCAATGATTTCAGCGAAGAATACTGCATCGGAAAAGGTGGGTTCGGGAATGTTTACAAGGCCGTATTGGCCAACGGCCAAACTGTTGCTGTCAAAAAGCTCAACGCAGTAGAATCTGGCAACATCCCGGTAGTCAACCACTAGAGTTTTGAGAACAAAATTCACATGTTGACTAAGGTCCAGCACCGCAATGTGATCAAGCTTCACGGATTTTGTTCCATGAGGGGTTGCATTTACTTGGTCTATGAGTTTGTTGAGAGAGGCAATTTGACAAAGGTCTTGTATGGAGGAATAGGAGCAACAGAGCTAGACTGGGGTACAAGGGTTAATATTGTGCAAGGCGTGGCTCACGCAATTGCCTATTTGCATCACGATTGCTCGCCACCTATTGTGC CGGACATAACATTAAACAACATCTTGCTCAAGCCTGACTTCGAGCCTCGGCTCTCAAATTTGGGAACAGCAAGACTCTTGAATTCAGACTCGTCGAATTGGACTGCAGTGGCCGGATCTTATGGTTACATGGCTCCTG AGTTAGCAACAACGATGCGATTGACTGCCAAATGCAATGTGTATAGCTTCAGAGTAGTGACGCTAGAGATTATGATGGGGAGGCATCCAGGggatcttctctcttccctatctATGATGCGAACATCGACATTATCAGAGAACCCAAACTTGCTGCTGAAGGATATGCTCGACCCACGTCTTCCTCCTCCGACCAaacaactagccaagaaagtGGTATTCATCATCATGGCAGCACTTGCATGCACACGGACGAGTCCCAATTCGCGACCCATCATGCGTTTCGTCACGCGAGAACTATCCACACACGCTCAAGCTTACTTGTCCGAGCCATTTAAATCAATAACCATCAGCAAAGCCATCGAGTCTGCAGAAGAGAAATTTTGA